The Kineothrix sp. MB12-C1 genome includes a window with the following:
- a CDS encoding response regulator, whose product MAKNILICDDAAFMRMMIKDILTKNGYNVAGEAENGVKAVERYGELNPDLVLMDITMPEMDGIQALKKIKEADPSALVIMCSAMGQQAMVIESIQAGAKDFIVKPFQADRVLEAVKKVVG is encoded by the coding sequence ATGGCAAAGAATATTTTAATTTGCGACGATGCGGCATTCATGCGTATGATGATTAAAGATATCCTTACGAAAAACGGGTACAACGTTGCGGGTGAAGCCGAGAACGGAGTAAAGGCAGTTGAGAGATATGGTGAATTGAACCCTGATCTTGTTCTTATGGATATTACCATGCCGGAAATGGATGGAATTCAGGCATTGAAGAAAATTAAAGAAGCGGATCCTTCTGCTCTTGTTATTATGTGTTCCGCAATGGGACAGCAGGCAATGGTTATTGAATCCATTCAGGCGGGAGCAAAAGATTTCATTGTTAAGCCTTTCCAGGCAGATCGTGTATTGGAAGCTGTTAAGAAAGTAGTTGGCTAG
- a CDS encoding flagellar basal body-associated FliL family protein yields MNKNLLSILILGLLVVNIILTSIMMFSVTGASKKTSKLVTDIASVLRLELGDEEAETKAVPLSQTEVYNISDSMTVTLRNGEDGNTHYCMVSVALSINTKADGYKEFGSSEVMSSYEPLITGEIINIIGNYTMDELKTREKEAEAKQEILHRIQSMFESEFIYNVSFSDIKFQ; encoded by the coding sequence ATGAATAAGAATTTGTTGTCGATTTTAATTCTGGGTTTACTGGTTGTAAACATCATATTAACATCGATTATGATGTTCAGCGTAACCGGAGCATCGAAGAAGACATCGAAACTTGTGACCGATATCGCATCGGTACTTCGTTTGGAACTCGGGGATGAAGAGGCGGAGACGAAGGCAGTACCTTTGTCACAAACAGAAGTTTACAATATTTCAGATTCAATGACAGTAACACTTCGTAATGGTGAGGATGGCAATACACATTACTGCATGGTATCCGTGGCGTTGTCTATTAATACGAAAGCGGATGGCTATAAAGAATTTGGAAGTTCCGAAGTTATGTCATCCTATGAACCTCTTATTACCGGAGAGATTATTAATATCATTGGAAATTATACGATGGATGAGCTTAAGACAAGAGAAAAAGAAGCAGAAGCTAAGCAGGAAATTTTACATCGTATTCAGAGTATGTTTGAATCAGAGTTTATTTACAATGTTTCGTTTAGTGACATTAAGTTCCAATAA
- the fliQ gene encoding flagellar biosynthesis protein FliQ yields the protein MTIDEVTAIASTALFLIIKTSTPVLLVSLIIGLVISIFQTVTSIQEQTLTFVPKIICVFLSLIVLGHWMMNGMAEFMVSLWSNFSVYIR from the coding sequence ATGACGATTGATGAAGTAACCGCGATTGCTTCTACCGCATTATTTTTGATTATAAAGACATCCACCCCCGTTTTGCTCGTCTCGCTTATCATCGGTTTGGTTATTAGTATTTTTCAGACAGTTACGTCCATTCAGGAGCAGACCCTTACTTTTGTTCCTAAAATTATTTGTGTTTTTTTATCTCTTATCGTACTCGGTCACTGGATGATGAATGGAATGGCTGAATTCATGGTAAGCCTATGGTCTAATTTCAGTGTCTATATAAGGTAG
- a CDS encoding motility protein A, protein MDIASILGLVLCGVVFVYGIVSSGGFGALGSFWDLPSVFITFGGALFCVLASYSMQNFLDGIKSFRLVLKRPTIDTPEMIRKIIDLSNIARKEGLLSLEEAATNLEDEFLKKGILLIVDGTDPELVRAIMETELVSVEERHKTKIGFWDALGAMGPAWGMIGTLVGLVIMLENMDDPAAIGPGMATALITTLYGSLLANWVCAPVASKLKENNAEEVMMKEIMIEGLLSIQAGENPRVIEEKLKSFLSPKDRESWNKPEDGGEAVG, encoded by the coding sequence GTGGATATAGCATCAATTTTAGGTCTTGTTTTATGCGGCGTTGTATTTGTATACGGTATCGTAAGTAGTGGTGGTTTCGGTGCATTGGGAAGTTTTTGGGACTTACCTTCTGTTTTTATTACCTTTGGAGGAGCACTGTTTTGTGTACTAGCGTCTTATTCGATGCAGAATTTCCTGGACGGTATAAAGAGCTTTCGGTTAGTGCTCAAGCGTCCTACTATCGATACGCCTGAGATGATTCGGAAAATTATCGATTTATCTAATATTGCTCGTAAGGAAGGTTTGCTTTCCCTGGAGGAAGCGGCAACGAACCTTGAAGATGAATTCTTAAAAAAGGGAATTTTACTCATTGTAGACGGTACAGATCCTGAATTGGTACGTGCCATTATGGAAACGGAACTTGTCAGCGTAGAAGAAAGACATAAGACAAAGATAGGTTTTTGGGATGCGCTTGGAGCGATGGGACCTGCATGGGGTATGATTGGTACTTTGGTTGGTCTGGTAATTATGTTAGAGAATATGGATGACCCGGCTGCAATCGGTCCCGGTATGGCAACAGCCCTGATTACGACTTTATACGGATCATTATTAGCGAACTGGGTTTGCGCTCCGGTTGCGAGTAAATTAAAAGAAAATAACGCGGAAGAAGTCATGATGAAAGAAATTATGATTGAAGGACTTCTTTCTATTCAGGCGGGTGAGAATCCGCGAGTGATAGAAGAAAAATTAAAGTCATTCCTATCTCCGAAGGATAGAGAAAGCTGGAATAAGCCGGAAGACGGAGGTGAGGCGGTTGGCTAA
- the fliM gene encoding flagellar motor switch protein FliM has product MGEVLSQNEIDNLLAALSTGELDVDDMQEQSEKQVKNYDFKRPAKFSKEHLRTMEIIYEHYSRLISTNLPVYLRKNVQVSVASSEAVTFSEFTNALSNPVILGIVNFAPLPGNIIVELSCNLGFAMIDRMLGGSGGTLEKNRDFSEIEMTIIEKLMIVCMQLMREPWKNVMDVNPMMERIETNPQFAQVIAPSDMIAIITLNVKIGDVEGLMNVCLPYFTLEDVMDKLNTKYWYSTMQETNDEHYEEYIEALIRKVDIPVKAILGKSSVSVNDFVNLQPGDIIRLDKRVDSELSVYVGNLKKFTALPGSSKDNYAVRVTSVIREGE; this is encoded by the coding sequence GTGGGTGAGGTACTGTCACAAAACGAAATAGATAATTTGCTTGCAGCGCTTAGCACAGGTGAATTAGACGTGGATGATATGCAGGAACAAAGTGAGAAACAGGTGAAAAATTATGATTTCAAGCGTCCTGCAAAGTTTTCTAAAGAGCATCTAAGAACGATGGAAATTATATATGAACATTATAGCCGTCTGATATCTACGAACTTACCGGTATACCTGCGTAAGAATGTGCAAGTCAGTGTAGCTAGTTCCGAAGCGGTTACTTTTTCGGAATTTACCAATGCGTTATCCAATCCGGTTATTCTGGGAATAGTGAATTTCGCACCATTACCTGGAAATATTATTGTGGAATTATCGTGTAATCTTGGATTTGCGATGATAGATAGAATGCTCGGCGGTTCCGGTGGAACGCTCGAGAAAAATCGTGACTTTTCTGAAATTGAAATGACCATCATAGAAAAACTCATGATAGTATGTATGCAGTTAATGCGTGAACCGTGGAAGAATGTGATGGATGTCAATCCAATGATGGAGAGAATTGAAACAAATCCACAGTTTGCTCAAGTAATTGCGCCTAGCGATATGATTGCGATTATCACCTTAAACGTCAAGATAGGAGATGTGGAAGGGTTGATGAATGTATGTCTTCCTTACTTTACTTTGGAAGATGTAATGGATAAACTGAATACAAAATATTGGTATTCAACGATGCAGGAAACGAATGATGAGCATTATGAGGAATATATCGAAGCGTTAATTCGTAAAGTGGATATTCCTGTAAAGGCCATTTTAGGGAAAAGCAGCGTTTCTGTGAATGATTTCGTTAATTTACAGCCGGGTGATATCATCAGGCTTGACAAAAGGGTAGACAGTGAACTTAGTGTTTATGTCGGAAATTTAAAGAAATTCACCGCGTTACCGGGCTCCAGCAAAGATAATTATGCGGTAAGAGTCACCTCGGTAATCAGAGAGGGGGAATAA
- the fliP gene encoding flagellar type III secretion system pore protein FliP (The bacterial flagellar biogenesis protein FliP forms a type III secretion system (T3SS)-type pore required for flagellar assembly.): MKTIFSGKSMMKIICLLFSVGILLYVGSPLTVHASGRESNLTGTTDERTNINNPGEAQTPEELKELNIANTVSLTYNDGNGQLNGSLRILLTLTIIALAPSLIIMLTSFTRIIIVLHFARAALNTQTAPPNQVLIGLALFLTFFIMQPTLTQVYEEAVVPFEAGELDQSEALEVGIQPFRDFMYGQTQAKDVRLFMEISKTEWQGDLAGIPTSVLVPSFIISELRTAFIIGFLIYIPFIVIDMVVASTLMSMGMMMLPPTTISMPFKILLFVLADGWNLIIGSLVKTFY, translated from the coding sequence ATGAAAACAATTTTTTCCGGAAAAAGTATGATGAAAATAATATGCCTGCTGTTTTCGGTAGGCATATTATTATATGTAGGAAGTCCTCTTACGGTACATGCGTCCGGCAGAGAATCTAATCTGACCGGTACAACGGATGAGAGAACGAATATAAATAATCCTGGTGAGGCACAGACACCTGAAGAATTGAAGGAATTAAACATTGCGAATACAGTGTCACTTACTTATAATGATGGGAACGGGCAGTTAAATGGAAGTCTTAGAATTCTTTTAACACTTACTATAATTGCGCTTGCTCCCTCATTAATTATTATGTTAACCTCGTTTACCAGAATTATCATTGTTCTACATTTTGCGAGGGCAGCTTTGAATACCCAAACAGCGCCTCCTAACCAGGTGTTGATTGGGTTAGCTTTGTTTTTGACTTTTTTTATTATGCAGCCAACGCTTACACAGGTATATGAGGAAGCAGTCGTTCCTTTTGAGGCAGGAGAATTGGATCAGTCAGAAGCTCTTGAAGTAGGGATACAGCCGTTTCGCGACTTCATGTATGGGCAGACCCAGGCGAAGGACGTAAGGCTGTTTATGGAGATCAGCAAGACGGAGTGGCAGGGAGATTTGGCGGGAATACCGACGAGTGTGCTCGTTCCCAGTTTTATTATCAGTGAGCTTCGGACCGCATTTATTATTGGATTTTTAATTTATATTCCATTCATCGTTATCGATATGGTAGTGGCTTCCACGCTGATGAGTATGGGTATGATGATGCTTCCTCCCACTACGATTTCCATGCCCTTTAAAATACTTTTATTCGTGCTGGCAGATGGATGGAACTTGATTATAGGAAGCCTTGTAAAGACATTTTATTAG
- the flhB gene encoding flagellar biosynthesis protein FlhB translates to MILRYNLQFFAKEGPGGEKTEPATDKKLRDARKEGQVAKSKEVGNAFGLLALFLVLKMYVGSMGNSFMEVFYGIYHQIPSFIKTYNGEVPVTSIRAIFNNMILEMIIIMAPVLIIGVLVAFICDIAQVKWRPTGKPLQPKLSKLNPLKGFKKIASKESLMELLKSILKVGIVVYVAYSYLKDKYNYIFLLYDMSLQQAILLIGELVIDLGIRVSIVYILIGALDFFYQKIKFKEDMKMTKQEIKDEYKDQEGDPQIKGKQKQRMREASQRRMMQQLPQADVVITNPTHYAVAVKYDAEKYEAPIVLAKGENYLAQKIKEAAKENQIEVVENKPLARMLYANVEVGELIPPELYQAVAEVLAFVYSLKGKT, encoded by the coding sequence GTGATATTACGATATAACCTCCAATTTTTTGCAAAAGAAGGTCCCGGTGGAGAGAAAACAGAGCCGGCTACCGATAAAAAGCTAAGAGATGCCAGAAAAGAAGGACAGGTAGCCAAAAGTAAGGAAGTAGGAAATGCGTTTGGGCTGTTGGCATTATTTCTTGTACTTAAGATGTACGTAGGAAGCATGGGGAACAGCTTTATGGAAGTTTTTTATGGTATTTATCATCAGATACCTTCTTTCATTAAGACCTATAATGGTGAAGTTCCGGTTACGAGTATTCGTGCTATATTTAACAATATGATTCTGGAAATGATCATTATTATGGCACCGGTACTAATAATAGGTGTATTGGTGGCATTTATCTGTGATATTGCACAGGTGAAGTGGAGACCTACAGGAAAACCTCTTCAGCCTAAGCTCAGCAAGCTGAATCCTTTGAAAGGCTTCAAGAAGATTGCGTCCAAGGAATCCTTAATGGAACTTCTTAAATCAATTCTTAAAGTTGGAATTGTCGTATATGTGGCATATTCCTACTTGAAAGATAAATATAATTATATATTTTTGTTATATGACATGTCGCTGCAACAAGCGATTTTGCTTATCGGCGAGTTAGTCATCGACTTGGGAATAAGGGTTTCCATCGTTTATATACTAATAGGAGCTTTGGATTTCTTTTATCAGAAAATCAAATTCAAAGAAGATATGAAGATGACGAAGCAGGAAATCAAGGATGAATATAAAGACCAGGAAGGTGACCCGCAGATTAAAGGGAAGCAAAAGCAACGCATGCGCGAGGCATCACAGCGGCGTATGATGCAGCAACTGCCGCAGGCGGATGTGGTAATTACGAACCCGACCCATTATGCGGTTGCTGTCAAATATGATGCGGAGAAGTACGAAGCTCCTATTGTCTTAGCCAAGGGAGAGAATTATCTGGCTCAGAAGATCAAAGAAGCTGCGAAGGAAAATCAGATAGAAGTTGTAGAGAATAAACCCCTTGCCAGAATGCTGTATGCAAATGTGGAAGTGGGAGAACTCATACCGCCGGAGTTATATCAGGCAGTAGCGGAGGTGCTCGCATTCGTATATAGTCTGAAGGGAAAGACGTAA
- the fliY gene encoding flagellar motor switch phosphatase FliY, with amino-acid sequence MDGMLSQDEINALLNGIDLSEGESNEGTDTFDTGSAIVDDNLLSDVEKDAIGEVANISMGSSATTLYSLVNRKVNITTPVVRLANWANMTEDYERPCVFIQIRYTSGLEGSNILVLKEHDVKIITDLMMGGDGTNTDGELGEMHLSAISEAMNQMMGSAATSLSTMLGTMIDISPPDASLIDLNAFKSGGDIASFLDGAFVKISFRMQIGDLVDSTIMQLYPIDFAKTLYETFINNQMGISGPEQPVEPEPAPVVTQEIPQQIAMGGNGMQQQMAMPQQMVMQPQIAMPQMQMQNMNVQPAQFQNFSTDYSGLQSNENIGLIMDVPLEVTVELGRTSKSISEILDFAPGTIIELNKIAGEPIDVLVNGKFVAKGEVVVIEESFGIRVTEIIK; translated from the coding sequence ATGGACGGAATGTTATCTCAAGACGAAATAAATGCATTATTAAATGGAATAGATTTATCGGAAGGCGAAAGTAATGAAGGGACAGATACTTTTGACACGGGAAGTGCAATAGTAGATGATAATCTCCTTTCGGATGTGGAAAAGGATGCGATTGGTGAGGTTGCCAATATCAGTATGGGATCATCAGCCACTACGCTCTATTCCTTGGTAAATCGAAAAGTTAATATTACAACGCCCGTTGTACGACTTGCCAATTGGGCAAATATGACGGAAGATTATGAGCGTCCTTGTGTATTCATTCAAATAAGGTATACTTCCGGATTGGAAGGTTCCAATATTTTAGTGTTAAAAGAACATGACGTGAAGATTATTACAGATCTTATGATGGGTGGCGATGGAACAAATACGGATGGCGAACTCGGTGAGATGCACCTTAGTGCCATTTCGGAGGCAATGAATCAGATGATGGGTTCGGCCGCTACATCTCTTTCAACAATGCTCGGTACAATGATTGATATCAGTCCGCCGGATGCTAGTTTGATAGACTTGAATGCCTTTAAATCAGGCGGTGATATTGCATCTTTCCTAGATGGTGCTTTTGTGAAGATATCTTTTAGAATGCAAATCGGAGATTTAGTGGATAGTACGATTATGCAGTTGTATCCCATTGATTTTGCTAAAACGCTTTACGAGACTTTTATTAATAATCAGATGGGAATCTCGGGTCCTGAGCAACCGGTAGAACCGGAGCCGGCTCCTGTAGTAACGCAGGAGATACCACAACAAATAGCGATGGGAGGCAATGGGATGCAGCAACAGATGGCTATGCCACAGCAAATGGTAATGCAGCCGCAGATAGCAATGCCACAGATGCAAATGCAGAATATGAATGTTCAACCGGCGCAGTTCCAGAATTTTTCAACCGATTACAGTGGGCTTCAAAGCAATGAAAATATCGGATTGATTATGGATGTACCGCTTGAAGTAACTGTGGAACTTGGAAGAACGAGTAAATCAATATCCGAGATTTTGGATTTTGCTCCGGGTACAATTATAGAATTGAATAAGATTGCCGGAGAACCAATTGATGTTTTGGTAAATGGTAAGTTTGTCGCCAAAGGCGAAGTTGTTGTAATAGAAGAAAGCTTTGGTATTCGAGTAACAGAAATTATTAAATAA
- a CDS encoding flagellar FlbD family protein, protein MIEVTKINGTKILINPDLIELVEETPDTVVSFTTGRKIIVKESRQEVKNLVKSYRKDIFAD, encoded by the coding sequence ATGATAGAAGTAACTAAGATTAACGGGACAAAAATATTGATCAATCCGGACTTGATAGAGTTGGTAGAGGAGACACCAGATACAGTTGTTTCGTTTACGACAGGCCGCAAAATAATTGTAAAAGAAAGTAGACAAGAGGTGAAAAATCTAGTAAAATCGTATAGAAAGGATATTTTTGCGGATTGA
- a CDS encoding flagellar biosynthetic protein FliO, giving the protein MNSFLQLITVLFIFVFVLVITWFFTRWMTSLQSGAKGSTNIEVIETYKLTANKYIQIVRTGDKYLAIAIGKDTVTMLAEIPEEQIHLPDREGVSMPDFKKIFEKAKIMDKDRKK; this is encoded by the coding sequence ATGAATTCCTTTTTACAGCTTATAACCGTGCTTTTTATCTTCGTATTTGTACTCGTGATTACTTGGTTTTTCACCAGGTGGATGACGAGCTTGCAAAGCGGAGCGAAGGGAAGTACGAATATTGAAGTTATAGAAACGTATAAGCTGACCGCGAACAAATATATCCAGATAGTAAGAACCGGAGATAAGTATCTTGCGATAGCAATTGGTAAGGATACCGTTACGATGCTTGCGGAGATACCTGAAGAGCAGATTCATCTGCCTGACAGAGAGGGTGTCTCTATGCCAGACTTCAAGAAGATATTTGAAAAGGCTAAAATTATGGATAAAGACCGAAAAAAATGA
- a CDS encoding flagellar biosynthetic protein FliR, translating to MIDYSFTYASLEYFLLIFTRITCFIFIAPFFSMNNTPHRVKIGLGFFTSLLIFYVLRPLEPLGYTTLLGYAVIVLKEALTGLIIGFGANMCSSIVSFAGHVIDMEVGLAMVSLMDPTTRESTSISGVFYQYVVTLMLIVSGMYQYLLKALTDTFTLIPINGAIFRTDSLTSAMIRFMSEYIVIGFRICLPVFAVMIMLNVVLGVLAKVSPQLNMFAVGIQIKILVGLTVMFLTVGMMPIASNFIFEQMKKIIVAFVEGLM from the coding sequence ATGATTGATTATAGTTTTACCTATGCAAGTCTTGAATATTTTTTATTGATTTTCACAAGAATCACTTGTTTTATTTTTATTGCGCCATTTTTTTCCATGAACAATACACCCCATCGTGTGAAGATAGGACTGGGATTTTTCACATCGCTTCTTATTTTCTATGTATTACGCCCTTTGGAGCCGCTTGGCTATACGACCTTGCTGGGATATGCAGTGATTGTCCTAAAGGAGGCATTAACCGGGCTGATTATTGGATTTGGTGCGAATATGTGCAGTTCTATCGTATCTTTTGCGGGACATGTAATCGATATGGAGGTAGGCCTTGCTATGGTATCGCTTATGGATCCTACCACGAGGGAAAGCACGAGTATTTCCGGTGTATTCTACCAATATGTGGTAACACTTATGCTTATTGTAAGCGGTATGTATCAATATTTGCTTAAGGCTCTGACGGATACTTTTACTTTAATACCGATAAATGGTGCGATTTTTAGGACAGATTCTTTAACGTCAGCAATGATTCGTTTCATGAGCGAGTATATCGTTATCGGTTTTCGTATTTGCCTTCCTGTTTTTGCAGTAATGATTATGCTCAACGTAGTGCTAGGTGTACTCGCTAAAGTATCTCCGCAGCTTAATATGTTTGCAGTCGGTATCCAGATTAAAATTCTTGTAGGATTGACAGTAATGTTTTTAACTGTGGGAATGATGCCTATCGCATCGAATTTTATTTTTGAACAGATGAAGAAAATAATTGTAGCATTTGTAGAGGGATTGATGTGA
- the flhA gene encoding flagellar biosynthesis protein FlhA, whose product MKRADIGIALYVLSAFVMFIVPVPAWLLDILLAFNIAVAFAVMFGCMFAKEVLDLSFFPTILLFTTIFRIALNVSSTKLILSTGDPGNVIQVFGNFVGGGDLIIGSIIFIILILIQFMVINKGSERVAEVTARFTLDAMPGKQMAIDADLNTGAITDAEAKRRRDKIQEEASFFGSMDGAVKYVKGDAIAGLIISVVNIVGGIAMGVLRQGMDMSGALDKYTILTIGDGLVSQIPSLLISLSTGILVTKGSKDADFGTVLISQLFGVPRVLYFVGAVLAVLGIITPLNALVFVTMGLVFIICGRVMAGTIETAKIDAEVDMDEIAAEEIRQPENVTSLLQVDPVELEFGYGIIPLADVNQGGDLLDRVVMIRRQIALELGTVVPIIRLRDNIQLNPNQYIIKIKGVQVSEGEILFDHYMAMNPGYVEEEITGIPTFEPSFHLPAIWITEGQRERAESLGYTVVDPPSIIATHLTEIIRQHISELLTRQDVQNLVNNMKENNPSLVEELVPKLLGVGEIQKVLQNMLKEGISIRDLLTVFETLADYAATTRDTDILTEYVRQSLKRAISGKYFPANETTSVVTIDPKLEQEIMNSVKQTEQGAYLTLDPDKTKAVIKAVGDEVQKLENLGKNPIIITSPIVRMYFKRLTEDYYRDLIVVSYNEIESNIELQSVGMVTIA is encoded by the coding sequence ATGAAAAGGGCTGATATCGGCATTGCGTTATATGTGCTGTCGGCATTTGTTATGTTTATTGTGCCAGTTCCGGCCTGGCTGCTCGATATTTTACTCGCTTTTAATATAGCTGTGGCGTTTGCTGTTATGTTCGGGTGTATGTTTGCAAAGGAGGTATTGGATCTGTCATTTTTTCCGACGATTCTGCTATTTACGACTATCTTTCGAATCGCCCTTAACGTATCGTCCACTAAGTTGATTTTATCCACTGGAGATCCGGGTAATGTTATTCAGGTATTCGGAAACTTTGTAGGTGGTGGTGACCTTATCATCGGTTCGATCATATTTATTATTTTAATATTGATCCAGTTCATGGTTATCAATAAGGGTTCAGAGCGTGTGGCCGAGGTAACAGCGAGGTTTACATTGGATGCTATGCCGGGTAAACAGATGGCTATCGATGCGGACTTAAATACCGGTGCGATTACAGATGCGGAAGCGAAGAGGAGGCGTGATAAGATACAGGAAGAAGCCAGTTTCTTCGGTTCCATGGACGGTGCGGTTAAGTATGTAAAGGGAGATGCTATCGCTGGATTAATTATTTCCGTAGTTAATATTGTAGGTGGTATTGCGATGGGTGTGCTTCGTCAGGGTATGGATATGTCAGGGGCATTGGACAAGTATACTATCCTTACGATAGGCGATGGGCTTGTGAGCCAGATACCATCTCTTTTAATATCACTTTCCACCGGTATTCTGGTGACGAAAGGTTCGAAGGATGCGGATTTCGGTACGGTATTAATTAGTCAGTTATTCGGTGTGCCCAGGGTACTGTATTTCGTAGGAGCTGTTTTGGCAGTACTCGGTATTATTACCCCATTAAATGCGTTAGTTTTCGTTACAATGGGACTTGTGTTCATTATCTGCGGAAGAGTGATGGCAGGAACTATTGAGACGGCGAAGATAGATGCAGAGGTGGATATGGATGAAATAGCTGCGGAGGAGATCCGGCAGCCTGAGAATGTAACGAGTTTGCTACAGGTGGATCCCGTCGAGCTGGAATTCGGTTATGGGATTATTCCCCTTGCTGACGTGAATCAAGGCGGAGACCTCTTGGATCGTGTCGTTATGATTAGAAGGCAGATAGCCCTTGAGCTTGGAACTGTTGTTCCGATTATCCGTTTGAGGGATAATATACAATTGAACCCGAATCAGTATATCATTAAGATAAAAGGTGTTCAGGTTAGTGAAGGTGAGATTTTATTCGATCATTATATGGCCATGAATCCAGGGTATGTAGAGGAAGAAATTACCGGTATTCCTACCTTTGAACCTTCCTTCCATCTACCAGCAATCTGGATTACGGAAGGACAAAGGGAACGCGCAGAGAGCCTCGGCTATACGGTGGTAGATCCGCCATCTATTATTGCGACGCATCTGACAGAGATTATCAGACAGCATATTTCCGAGCTTCTTACGAGACAGGATGTACAGAATCTTGTTAATAATATGAAGGAGAACAACCCTTCTCTTGTGGAAGAATTGGTACCCAAGCTGCTCGGTGTGGGAGAAATCCAGAAGGTACTGCAGAATATGTTGAAGGAAGGCATTTCCATTCGAGATTTGCTTACTGTTTTTGAGACGTTGGCGGATTATGCGGCAACGACGAGAGATACGGATATTTTAACAGAATATGTACGACAGAGCTTGAAACGGGCGATATCCGGCAAATATTTCCCGGCAAATGAGACGACAAGTGTGGTAACGATAGATCCGAAACTTGAACAAGAAATTATGAATAGTGTAAAACAGACGGAACAGGGGGCATACTTGACACTGGATCCTGATAAGACAAAGGCTGTTATCAAGGCGGTAGGAGATGAAGTACAGAAGTTGGAGAATCTGGGAAAGAATCCTATTATAATTACGTCACCGATTGTACGTATGTATTTTAAACGGTTGACAGAAGATTATTATAGAGATTTGATCGTTGTTTCTTATAATGAAATTGAATCAAATATTGAATTACAATCTGTTGGGATGGTGACGATAGCATGA
- a CDS encoding OmpA/MotB family protein, translated as MRRLAKQKKEDAPPKGAPGWMATFGDLMNLLLCFFVLLYSMSSVDTQKFDLLAASFSQAFSIFNGGATAIGDGILISNGVSQLNELDEYINSTGRAAEGDIIPESLDEAEQKMREAKIKESEELAERVEEAIAEQNLSDAIDIEFTSQYVQLTLQGALLFDSGSTVLKQGSFPVLDKIGVILERYAESTIEVEGHTDNVPMSGSKYSNNDELSSGRALSVFNYLIEHANLDPATIKHSGRGEYVPIADNSTAEGRALNRRVEIRIYNSLSAY; from the coding sequence GTGAGGCGGTTGGCTAAGCAGAAGAAGGAAGATGCCCCTCCGAAAGGAGCCCCTGGTTGGATGGCTACTTTTGGGGATTTGATGAATCTGCTTCTTTGCTTTTTCGTTTTGCTTTATTCCATGTCTTCAGTCGATACGCAGAAGTTCGACTTGCTGGCAGCCTCGTTCAGTCAGGCGTTTAGCATTTTCAACGGAGGAGCTACTGCTATCGGTGATGGTATCCTGATTAGTAACGGTGTCAGCCAGTTGAACGAGTTGGATGAATACATAAATAGTACAGGAAGAGCAGCGGAAGGAGATATCATTCCGGAATCGCTGGACGAAGCGGAACAGAAGATGAGGGAAGCCAAGATTAAGGAATCCGAAGAATTGGCGGAGAGGGTGGAGGAAGCAATTGCAGAGCAGAATTTAAGTGATGCTATCGATATTGAATTCACTTCTCAATATGTGCAGCTTACTCTGCAGGGAGCTTTGCTTTTTGATTCGGGCAGTACAGTGTTGAAACAAGGATCTTTTCCCGTACTCGATAAGATTGGTGTGATATTAGAGCGCTATGCCGAGAGTACGATAGAGGTGGAAGGTCACACGGATAACGTTCCTATGTCAGGATCGAAATATTCCAATAATGATGAGTTGAGCAGTGGAAGGGCACTTTCGGTATTTAATTACTTGATTGAACACGCGAATCTTGACCCTGCTACCATTAAGCACTCCGGCCGTGGGGAGTATGTGCCGATTGCAGACAATTCAACGGCAGAAGGCCGGGCATTAAACAGAAGGGTAGAGATAAGAATATATAATTCTCTAAGTGCCTATTAA